In Actinotignum schaalii, the sequence CACGCCGAACCCACCGCCCGGAAAGCCCGCGGGTTGCCGACCATCGCGGCTAGCTCGCCATAGGAACGGGTCTCCCCGTAGGGAATCTCAGCCAGGGCTCGCTGCACCCGGGCCGCACAAGGCCCGCGAGTGAGAACCAGATCGGTGGGAACCGTAAAGCGAGTGCGCTCCCCCGCAAAATATTCGGTGAGCTGGGCGCATGCCCGCGCGGCAAGCGCCTCTGCTCGGCGCCGCTGCTCGCCTTCCTCCAGTTCAGTTACCGCCGGCGGGCGCGGCAGCCCCGGAAGCACTACCGCAATGAGAGCATGCGCCTGCGCCGCAACGACGAACTGCCCCAGTGGGGAATCGCACGTCCGCCATACCGCTGCGGCGCAGGCATATGTCATCGTCGGCCCTCTGATCGCTCCTCTTGCTTTTTACTTCGCGAGCTGAGCGGTGAGCTTTTCGAGACCGCTCAACACGGCTTCCACTTCACCCGCACGGCGTTCCAGCGGGGTGAATTCACCGTCCGTCCAATCCTCAAACATCATGAAATTCACTTCGGAGCGGATCGCGGGCATATTGAAATTAGCCGTAATCTGACGCCATTGCTCGATAGCGCGCACGCCCCCGATGGAGCCGTGCCCCACGAAAGCAACCGGCTTATTCATCCACTCCACACCCAGCGCGTCCACCGCGTTCTTGAACGCCCCGGGCACCCCGTGGTTGTATTCCGGGGTCACGAAAATAAAGGCGTCGAATTCGCTGATTTTATCGGCCCAGCGCTGGATGGCCGGATGATTGTACTGGCCGTTGGCCGCGGCCGGAACCACCGGGCTGGTGAGCAGCGGAATATCGAAATCCTTGATATTGACGAGCTCGTACGTGGCCTCCTCCGCCCGCTGGGCTGCGAGCTGAGCGACGTACCGGGCCACGCCCTCGGTAGCCTGGCCCTCGCGAATTGATCCAGAAATAATGGCGATCTTCATATAAGTGTCCTTTCGTTGAGGTGAGCGACACCCAGATTACCAATCGCTCATTTACCTTTCAATCGGATATGTGGTGCTCCCGTTTAGCTCGGTGCGAACACCGCCCGCCTCAGCACCGGCTCCAACATCAGCATCGGCTTCAGCACAAAGATCACTACTACCCTCCGCAGCGCTGCCGTTTCCAGCCACCCCACCGGCATTCTCACTCAGATCACTGGCGAGCACCGCGTAGACGATAGTGTCCGTCCACTCCCCCTTGAGCCAGAAATCCTGGCGCATATGCGCTTCTTTACGCATTCCCGCGTGCTGGAGCATGAGTTCACACACCCGATCCCGCGCATCCATTTGCGCGGCAACACGATGAACCCCACACTCCATGCAGGCGTAGCGAATCATGGCCCGCATGGCCTCCGAAGCGTAGCCATGCCCGCGAAAATCCGGGTGGAGCACGGTGGCAATTTCCGCGACGCCGTGCTGCGGATCGGTCATCCACAGCCGCACGTCCCCGATAGGTTGCGCATCAAGTTCGATAACGACGGCGAGCGCGGCCTGCGGGCCGCGCAAATCCCGCGCCTGGGCGCGCTGGGCAGCTTCGTTAACCGCCCGTTCGGGATTCCAGGCATCGGTCATGAGGTATCTGGTGACATCTTCGCGACCGTAAATGCTATGCAGCCACGGCGCATCATCGGGCCGGTGCAGTCGGAGCCGCAGCCGCGCAGTTATCACCGAAAACTCTTCAGGTGTCGTGGTATTCATAACTCCTTAAGTGTAACGAAAAACACTTTTGAGGGAAGAGCTGCTGAGCTGGTTATCCACGAAACGGGACGGGGTGGTAGTGCGGGAACGGATCACTTGCCAGCCTCCCGTACAGATCAACGTCAATCCGCTGCCCGTTGATCAGGAATTTCCCGCGTTCGGTGCCTTCCTTGAGGAATCCAGCCGCGCGGGCCACCCCGCCGGAGGCGGGGTTATTCACCCGGTGCCCAAGTTCCAGGCGTTCCAAGCCGCGCTCACGCAGAGCCCAATCTGCCACCGCTGCCGCGGCCCGCGACATCATCCCACGCCCCCAGTAGTCGTGGTGCAGCCAGTAGGAAAACCACCCGTTTTTCTCATCCCAATCCGCATCGATGCGAACCATGCCGATGCGCTCGTCAGTATCATCCCGCGCAATCACCCAGGCCAGCCGCGAATCCGGTACCTCCAAGATACGCGCGATATAGCGGCGGGCACCGGCCAGATCCGTGACATTGCCCTGCCGAATCATATCCGGGTGGGAAGCGAAGGCCGCCGCGATAGCTGCGGCGTCGCCCTCACGCACCGGGCGCAGCGCAATATCAATATTCACAGCCATTCCCCCGCGCTGCCTAGACATTAAAGCGGAACTCGACCACGTCGCCGTCCTGCATCACGTAGTCTTTGCCTTCTTGGCGCAGTTTTCCGTGTTCACGGGCGGCAGCCACTGAACCGTATTCCACCAGGTCATCGAAGGAGACCACCTCCGCTTTAATAAAGCCGCGCTGGAAGTCGGTGTGGATGACGCCGGCGGCCTGCGGGGCGGTATCGCCCTTGTGGATGGTCCAGGCGCGGGCTTCTTTAGGGCCGGCCGTCAGGTACGTTTGCAGGCCGAGGGTATCGAAGCCCACCCGGGCCAGCTGATCCAGGCCGGATTCTTCCTGGCCGGTGGCCTCCAGCATTTCCCGGGCTTCCTCTTCGCTGAGTTCCACCAGTTCCGCCTCGAATTTGGCGTCGAGGAAAATGGCTTGGGCCGGTGCCACAAAGTCACGTAGTTCCTGTTGCATGGCAGTGTCAGCGAGGCCGTCGTCGTCGGTATTAAAAACGTAGATGAAGGGCTTTGAGGTCATGAGTTGGAAGGAGCGCAGGGTGTCGGCGTCGAATTCGGCGGCGTGGTTGGAGAGCACTTCCCCAGCCTCGAGGAGCCCGTAGGCCCGCTGCGCGGCATCGAGCGTTTCCTTCGGGGTTTTCTTCCCTGTCACTTCCTTGGTCAGGCGCGGGATCGCCTTTTCCAGGGTCTGCATATCGGCGAGGATGAGTTCGGTGGTGACCGTTTCAATATCATCCTTCGGATCCACGCGGCCTTCCACGTGAACCACATCCGGATCCGCAAAAGCGCGGGTGACCAGGCAAATCGCATCCGCTTCGCGAATATTGGCGAGGAATTGGTTGCCCAGGCCCTCCCCCTTGGACGCCCCGCGCACAATCCCGGCGATATCCACAAAATCAACCGTCGCCGGCAGAATTTTCTGGGACCCGAAAATTTCGGCGAGCTTGGTCAGCCGCGCATCCGGGAGCGGCACCACGCCCACATTCGGCTCAATCGTCGCGAAGGGGTAGTTCGCCGCGAGCACCGTTGCGCGCGTGAGCGCATTAAAAAGGGTCGATTTTCCGACGTTGGGAAGTCCTGCAATACCAATTGTTAAAGCCACGCCCTCCATTCTAGCTAAGAGAAAGGAGGGCGGGCTGCTATTCCCCGGACTCGCAATCCGGGTGCGGCGCTACCGCGCGGGCGCGTCCATGGACTTCGGGGCGTGCCAAATATCTTCGCCGCGCAAAATCGCATCCGCGCCGCCGTCGATATAGAGAATCTGCCCCGTGATGGTTCGCGACAGGCCGGTCACGAGGAAAACGAGCGCATCGGCAATATCGCGAGCTTCCGAGGCGCCGTGGTACGGGGCGGGCAGCGCACCGAAAGCCTGTTTGCGCCCCTCTTCGGTGGAGAGAAGTTCCTTCGTCATCGGGGTGGCGACCACGCCCGGGCCCACCGCGTTGAGCCCCACGCCGCGCCCGGCAAATTCTTCACTCACGGCCGCGCGGCGCACCCACGTGGCAATAGCACGCTTGGAAGAAGCGTAATTCGCGTAGCCCTGCATCGGCCCCTGATCGGCCAGCTCCTTACCGTAGGCGAGGGCTTCTTCACGCTGATCATCGAGGAGCAGCCGCACGAGCTTCGGGTCGCTGGGCTGCAAACTTGCGCAGGAGGCGGTAATGACCGCGCGCCCATTGTCCGCCTTTTCCAGGTAGGGAAGGAAAGCGCGCACGGTATCGCGCGCGCCGAAGTAATTCACCTTGAGATCGAGGGGCGAATTGCTCTGAGTTCCCGCATTCGCGATCACCCCGTCAATCTGCGGGTACTTTTCCACCACCCGAGCGACGGCATCCGCGATCCCCTCCGGTGTGGACAGATCCGCTTCAAATTCTGCCCCGCGCAAATCAACACCGACGGGCGTATGCCCGCGTTCTTCCAGAATCTGCCCGCAAGCAGCGCCAATACCCGAGCCCATTCCGGTCACGACGATAGTAGACATGGTGTTCCTTTCTCCCCGGCACCGCTTCCTTGCGGCAC encodes:
- a CDS encoding methylated-DNA--[protein]-cysteine S-methyltransferase translates to MTYACAAAVWRTCDSPLGQFVVAAQAHALIAVVLPGLPRPPAVTELEEGEQRRRAEALAARACAQLTEYFAGERTRFTVPTDLVLTRGPCAARVQRALAEIPYGETRSYGELAAMVGNPRAFRAVGSACARNPIPIVLPCHRVLAAHGALGGYAGGLDMKKALLRLESSAAAAIGAVPR
- a CDS encoding NADPH-dependent FMN reductase codes for the protein MKIAIISGSIREGQATEGVARYVAQLAAQRAEEATYELVNIKDFDIPLLTSPVVPAAANGQYNHPAIQRWADKISEFDAFIFVTPEYNHGVPGAFKNAVDALGVEWMNKPVAFVGHGSIGGVRAIEQWRQITANFNMPAIRSEVNFMMFEDWTDGEFTPLERRAGEVEAVLSGLEKLTAQLAK
- a CDS encoding GNAT family N-acetyltransferase yields the protein MNTTTPEEFSVITARLRLRLHRPDDAPWLHSIYGREDVTRYLMTDAWNPERAVNEAAQRAQARDLRGPQAALAVVIELDAQPIGDVRLWMTDPQHGVAEIATVLHPDFRGHGYASEAMRAMIRYACMECGVHRVAAQMDARDRVCELMLQHAGMRKEAHMRQDFWLKGEWTDTIVYAVLASDLSENAGGVAGNGSAAEGSSDLCAEADADVGAGAEAGGVRTELNGSTTYPIER
- a CDS encoding GNAT family N-acetyltransferase, with amino-acid sequence MAVNIDIALRPVREGDAAAIAAAFASHPDMIRQGNVTDLAGARRYIARILEVPDSRLAWVIARDDTDERIGMVRIDADWDEKNGWFSYWLHHDYWGRGMMSRAAAAVADWALRERGLERLELGHRVNNPASGGVARAAGFLKEGTERGKFLINGQRIDVDLYGRLASDPFPHYHPVPFRG
- the ychF gene encoding redox-regulated ATPase YchF, whose translation is MALTIGIAGLPNVGKSTLFNALTRATVLAANYPFATIEPNVGVVPLPDARLTKLAEIFGSQKILPATVDFVDIAGIVRGASKGEGLGNQFLANIREADAICLVTRAFADPDVVHVEGRVDPKDDIETVTTELILADMQTLEKAIPRLTKEVTGKKTPKETLDAAQRAYGLLEAGEVLSNHAAEFDADTLRSFQLMTSKPFIYVFNTDDDGLADTAMQQELRDFVAPAQAIFLDAKFEAELVELSEEEAREMLEATGQEESGLDQLARVGFDTLGLQTYLTAGPKEARAWTIHKGDTAPQAAGVIHTDFQRGFIKAEVVSFDDLVEYGSVAAAREHGKLRQEGKDYVMQDGDVVEFRFNV
- a CDS encoding SDR family oxidoreductase, encoding MSTIVVTGMGSGIGAACGQILEERGHTPVGVDLRGAEFEADLSTPEGIADAVARVVEKYPQIDGVIANAGTQSNSPLDLKVNYFGARDTVRAFLPYLEKADNGRAVITASCASLQPSDPKLVRLLLDDQREEALAYGKELADQGPMQGYANYASSKRAIATWVRRAAVSEEFAGRGVGLNAVGPGVVATPMTKELLSTEEGRKQAFGALPAPYHGASEARDIADALVFLVTGLSRTITGQILYIDGGADAILRGEDIWHAPKSMDAPAR